The stretch of DNA GCTTGTTTACTGGCATTATTCTTGCGTATTGCCATGATCTACATATGTTGTCTGAAGAGTATGAAAAAAAATGGTTTCTGCTCAATGTAGCGAATTCCATCCATCATGGATTTTTCTGTATATCACCAAATGTGCAATGAGCAAAATTGGATTCTATTTCATCTTGTAATATATTGTATTCAAGCAGAACCTCAAAATGCATCATTTATGTATTAATTCTAGCAATATGATCATGATGTTTTTTGTCTATAAACTATATTCCTCAGCACTGATGTCCATAAAAGTGTGTTCACTTTTTTACCCTTGATATTCTTTCAAGATTGCTTTTAGCATGTCCATGCAAGGTAGCAATATACCATTTAGAGGTGTAATATGCATGTATAGTTTCATGTGTCCTTTGATGTGGTTTAAGGGGTAGCTTTTATGCTTGTGCATGGTTATCATACCTTAATTATTGTGCATAGAAGAGAAGACTTTGATTATGCAACATAGATTGAGAAAGAAAGTTCCTATGATTCAGTGAGTATAACAGTTTACCTGTGTATGATACTCATCCAAATGTTTCTATGTAACAGATCTGAAATCTGCGCTcgggaagaaaaggaaggaTGGCAAATCTGCACCATTGCAACCACTGACTAAAATTCAACGTGTTTGCATTGGCAGATTAATAGAGAAGTATGGTGATGACTACAAGGTATAATCAAGTACCAAAATGTGTCATGATCTGCTCGTGATACATAGATTTTAAATTCTGGGAAGGTAGATTGAAAACTGTCATGCTTGCAGGCCATGTTCATGGATACCAAGCTGAATGCGATGCAGCACTCAGTGGGTACATTGAAGAAGCTCTGCGAAAGGTACCACGCTGATGGCAAGATTTTCGTCTATCCACTGTAGTATCTCATGCAGACATCTATAGTTCAGTTTCTCAGTTACTCTGTTCTTTCTGCTAATGGAGCAAGAACAATTTTGTCGATAATGATGGTACTTGCGGATGACTAGAGTGTAATCGTGAGCTTGTTCCCTTGTCATATGTGTTGTTGGCAATACCATCCTGATCTTGAGCGGCTTGAGATCGAAACTGGTAGTCCAGAACTGTTGTGTGCTTCAGCTTCATATGTCGTGCATACTTGCCTACTTGAGGTTTGGCAGCTGTCATTACACTATATCCATGGACCATGGTGTCACTTGGTCCCAATAGTTTACTGCTCTCTTTGTACGAGTGGATTAAATTTAAATAGGTTCAAAATATTCATCGGTCTTATGGTAAGCAACGGCACATGTAAATCTCATTATTGCAAATGGATGCTCGCATTGCTATTGTTTAGGCAATTGCAGATTTGTCACTGCTTTAAACCTCTATATTGCAAACTTGCCACTAGAAAATTGTAAAGGTGCTACTAAAACTGTCATTCCAGTTGCCTTGTTgtaaaatgtaaaatcagtgtTAAATTTACCAGTGCACCTACATTGTTGGAACCTCTGGCCGTTTGCATTTTAAGAGGATTAGTAAGGACGAAGCACATATAGGAGCTAGGAAATCGTTCTCTTTGCCTAGGTTTTTGTTATAACACGAGCAATGCATGTGGACTGTGAATTTGTTTAGGTTAAGTACATAGTACATCCTTTTGCAGTCTCCCTCGTCCAATCAATGCCCGTGTGTCATGTTTGAGTTGGGATATCGACATCCGTATCCAAGAGAATTCACGTTGCACAAATTTCACCTAAAAGATGGACCAAAAGAAGAGCATTTTGGCGAGGTTCATTGTGCCCAGATTGGACTAAACGAAGAGCATTTGATGAGGGTTATTGcttaggggctgtttggatccTTTTATTTTGGAGGAATTAAAATTTACTAGGCTATTTGGCTTAGAATTTGATATCCAGATATAAATATATCCTAAATTCATAGGATGAGAGATGGAAAAGGATGAGAGATAAAAATTGATTCTATACACCATCAAGCTGTATTTATGTTCCGTAACTTATAACACGCTCTTTGGCTCACTCGTCTATATTAGAAATATAGCATATAATTATCTCTCTTATATGGTCAACAATAATATACAGATATATTCCGTATATAATCATATTAGTTTAATAGATTTCGgtctaaattataattattagaatggaattcaattcAAACGAGGCCGTAAGGATATTCATATATAGAGTAAATCCTAAAGATTCCTTACTAAACATGCCATGCGTCTCTAATTGACAATGTTTACATGTTGTCCAGGAAAAAGAAAACTCGTGCAATCCCTATGCGTATGACCAAACTCACGCCTCACATACACAAAGGGTCTATTTGGATGGGTGTATATCCTCTAGCCAGACTTGAATAATACAGGATGAGCCTGTTTGGTTGCCTGGGGTAGCCCGGTCCTGGCTCACGTAATGCCCGAGTGACGCAGCAACACACCTCTTGTACGCGAATCCAATTCGGCGCTCGCGCGCTACAGCCCTTACTAGCGCGCGATGTGACAGCGCGGTGGAGCTGTCTCCCCACCCACGTGACGGCAAGTATtcatttattttcttttttatttccaGTTTTTTCCCATTACGTTCCGTAATAGCAGGTGTAatcatttcttttccttttcagaTTTTTCTTTTTTACTTTATATTTATGTTTGAAGTTCTTTTGGCATCTATATTTTATAAAAACCATACTAAAAGATATATCAAGAATTGTACTTAAAACATGTATGATGAACTTATGTGTAGAAAAGATTGTGCGAGAAATCTTCCTGATAAAAATCACAATTTTATAGAAGTTGTGCTAAAAGATTATTCTCCACAAGTTATTTGGAAAAAAACTATGTATTAAAATTGTATGTATCGTAAAAGTTGTGCTAAAATGTTATTCTTCAAGCAGTTGTTAGGAAAAACTTATACGTAAAAGTTGTATTTATCGTGATGAGAATTTATCTTTCAAAAGGTACGTGTAAAAAGTTATGCGTAAAAGTTATTTTTTTGAGCTATAACTttctagaaaagaaaagatgcgGAGAAAAAAACATTCCTAAAAAGGAAAGGGACCTGCTGTCCGACGCTAGGAGGGACTCCCTCTTGTATCTTCAATTAGCTGAGTCACCTTCCCTCAAATACACACCTTATTAGTTGTATCAACTGGGATAATGCATTGCTCAGCATCTCTATAAGAATCCAACCGGTTACATCCAAAAACAGCGTGCTACAAATTTCTAAACAATATCATGACTTTCTTAATGATTCTTATAATTGATACAGAAAGAGCATCAAGTTTTGACGATTAACAACAAGTTGATAACTTGATTATTACGACAAACATGTGTTTTGCAGTGGCAATCTAAAAGTTAGTGCAATGATGGGCTTTCATGGAATTCTTGATCCCATCATTGAATTTTCGTTTATTTGTGCACATGATATACACGAAGACTAAGGACGAGCTAGTTCCGAGTGTCAAACACGTTGAGAGAAACTTGGAGTTGCCTaggtttttatttttatttgggTGTACTATCGGTGATGTTATATCTGATGGAGGGTTCATTCCGCATTGACCGATTGATTCAATCGTCTTGCGAAGAAATACATCGTTCAACTATCAGCAAATTGACGGGCACCGACCGATTCGGAATCGGTATCATGGTCCATGGACCGAATTAGTTGAGGAACAATATGGAGGCTCAGTTATAGAGCAACGGTAGTTCTTTTGGAGGAGCTCTATATACAATGTTTCATCACCGCCAATTAAGCTCTGTTACCACCTGGTGAAGTTCATAGTGATAGTTGGACTAGAAGTGATCTTGGAATTTATTGATTGAAGATTAAGGATATCATCAGTGTATGGAGGGTAGCAGCTTTTGCTTGTTCTGGTATCTCATGCATAGTTATAGGACCGGATCGGACAATGAACCGCTTAGGCTCTCGGTTCCCGATTTTTTTGGTTCAACTGGTTAGACCGGCGGTTCAACGCAGTTCAAATAGAACAAGTTATATGCTAAAATCACAAAGATAACCGCATCCTGGTGGTGGGATCCATCCATTCTGGTGGGCTGAGGTGTTGAGTTGGAACCCCCATCCCAACACCTTTAACCATTTTTAGCATCTTAACCCGTATGCATGTCGGATCTTTTACCTGACCCGGATCGGCTGAGGCTCTGGTTCGCGGTTCAACCGGTCGGATCGACACAAAACCCACTCCCTGCGCACGATTTCCTCCCGTTGGCCCCTGTGCGACGGTCTTTCCCCGATCAGCAACGATTCATTAGTCCGGTTTTATACCGGTTTTGGTCTAAAAACCGGTGGCCTGAGCAGTTTTCTTCGGTTTGCTTGCATGCTCGATCTTTTACATGACAAGGACCAGCTGAGTCTCTGGTTCGCAGTTCAACTGGTCGGACCGGCCGGTCCTGATAACTAGGCTCTCATACCCTAGAAGAGCTGCTTCATCTTTGGATCTATTGGAGCCCTCTTCTCTGACGGTCTAGGTTTGAAATGCTACTTCTGAAATAAAGACTTCTGAGGGGCCGGGTTGGTTGTTCTCTGCTTCTTCGTGCGGGGTCCATCAAGTGGGAGCTGCGCCAGCTGTTTTGGTAATCAATGGTGGAGGAGTACGACTCTTGGTCTTTCCAATATTGCCCATCTGGAGACGATGCTGAAGGCTACTGTGTTTGTGGAGAAGGTGGATCAAAGTCATCATTATTGGCGCCCAATGGAGAAGGGGGATCCATGGGCGGTGCTGTCCCGGTAAGTATGATGCAGAACTTGCGGCATAGAATGCAACCATGGGTGGCCTCTCCTAATGTCCTTCCTCCATCACCTCCAACAAAATCAAGTGCATCATAGTGATGATGGAGCAGTCAGGAGGAATATCCATACCATGTATCGTACCGTCAGGCAACACTGATTAGGCCAATCCGTAAGCCACCCGAACGGATATATTCTTCGCTTTTATATGTACCGCACATGGTATGGGCATAGTGATATCATCCACAGGGTATCTTTGGTTGTCGCTTGGCTCGATCTCGGGGGACTCAACATTGACGGCCGTCGTTTATGAGAGGGCGGGCTAACCATAACATCAGGCTGAGGCTGTTGCAACCTAGTAGCCCTTTGGTTGAGAGCTTGCTCCACTGCCCGATGAACCCTTGGATAGAAATCTGCTTCTAATAGTTTCACTCTTTGGTCCATCTTAGCTTCTAAGGCACGGATTTTATCATTCTATTCTACCTTGCTTTAATTTTCTGATGAGTTTTATATGAGCTATCTCCAGCCCAAGCATATTTCCATGGAACCACGCCGATGCCGCAGGCTCATCCAAGGTGTTTGGAATTCTGTAGAGCCTTGGTTAGCTCATTGTTTTCCCGGTAAGGCTTGAATGTTCTTTGTTTGCCCTCTTCTATTGCTGTAACAATACTTCAGATCACATCTTCTACCTCTAGGGCCATCATAAAGGAGCCATCCTCCGGGTTAAGCTGGGCACAAAAGTAAACAACCATTGCTTTGATCTATGCGGCCAGTCCTGAGTCACCGGTGGGATACCTGTATCAATAAGGTCATGCTTTAtcatttcaaatctaaattacTTGCTAATTACATCTAATAAATAAATAATTCAAGCTTAATTATCGCATGTAGTATAATTACAATATTTTAAAACTAAATTAGTTGCTAGCTGCATCTATGTATACAAACAAATAAGTCATGTAAAAAATTGCTAACCTTTTTTCTTTGTTTGAGTGGAAAAATTTAAAAAACTTCACCCTCACCTCCCCTCACTATAGTTGGCCATAGGCGCGAGGTCCATGGCCCGGCCCACGGCACGGCTTTTTGGCCCGGTACGGCATGAAGTTAATCAGACCCGGGCCGGCCTGGCACGGGCGTCGTGCCGTGCCTGGGCCGACGCCTCGGCACGTGGGCCGGCCCAACCGGGCATGATTAGTGGCCTGCTCAAATTAACAGCCCACCACACCATCCAGCCCACATATAAATACACATTTTACATCTCAAACCCTAACTCTCACCAACCCTATCACTTCCTAGCCGCCGCCCATCGACACCTACTCCCCTCCCTCGCGCGGCTGACGCCTGAGTCCCAACCTCCTCCTATCCCGGCGCAGCAGCGAGGCTTGCTCCCATCCCCACCCATAGGCGCGGCTGGCGCCTAGTTTGCCCTCCCCACGCGGAGGCGCCCGGCCTCCTTCCGCCCACGTGCGGCGGTGCTGCCGTCAACCATCCCTTCCCTGCCGTCGACAACAATGGCAGTCGCCGCTCCTTCCTAGCGCGCCTGGCGCCTGGCCTACCCTCCCCGcacggaggcgcggcggcgcctAGCCTCCTTCTGCCCACGAGCGGCGGCGAGGCCAGCAGCCAACCCTCCCAGCCCGGCTGGCACCTGACCTCCTTCTGCCCTCTCCATGGTGCCGCGCAGCCGGCGCCCGGcctcccctccccgcgtggCACGATGGCGCCTAACCGACGGCGGCCGCCTTCCCTCCCCAAGGCTGCATGGGCTACCCGGGCCTGCGTGGGCTAATCGAGCCGTCGGTCTGACCCGGCATGCCTAAAAGTCCCCCGTGCTATGCCTGGGCCGAAGCCTCGGCACGTGGGCTGGCCTGACCTGGCATGAATAAATAATCGGGCCAATCATGCCGGGCCTAATCGGGCCTGGGCCATGCCGTGCCAGGCTGCCCGAATGACCAACTATACCCCTCACCGTGCTGCCATGAACAATGGCTGGGTTCATGGAGCTTGGGAAAGGGGAGGGGGTCTGATATATATCAAGATTTTAAATAGACAGCTATAGCTGCTAGGAGGGGCAGCCGCTACGGCATTTAGCCCGCTAAAACTGGTTATAGCCCACTAAATGCCGTTTATAGCCTTCTAAAAATTGTAACGGCAGCTCTGCCACTAAACATCTTAGCCGGTGATTCAAAATGATGGTACATAGGCCACGTTCCGGTACTAATTCTACCAAGAGATATTAGTACCGGATCGTGCTACAACCCGGTACCAGTAGCCCCCTCTCTAAGCACATGGCCTCGCATCCGTACTACCGGCTGCTACCGACCAGTATTTTTAGCGTGAACTCATAGGCCGTTCTCTAGCAGTGACAGCTGGTCTTCGAGAAATTAATTGGAGCGGTACATGCAGATGAAATCTGGAGGTTGAAGGTTGGGTCGTTGTCTAACGGTTGAGTATAGTCGAAGGTAAGCATGCTCATTTTCAGTCGACTAGCTAGCGACGCCCTTATTTACACTAATTATGCAAGTGTCGTTTGTTTGGTAAATACGACGAATAAGACGCATAGGAAGCACAGCTACCGTTTCATCCAAAGAACAAAGCTGATCAGTAAATTTGGCATCTACATGAGAATACACTGAGAAAATAACTCAATATTTTGTCCTCTTTCATATGACGACGCATGAGAAACAGTTACTCCTATGTTCGTCCCCAACAGCTACGAGACTCTTCGCGCCTGCCTATACATAACAACATTTTGCTTGCCATCTGATCCGCCAAAAACAAGACAACAACCGCAAACTGCTGCCACAAAGATTGCAATCTCTTATATGCTCTGCTGCTTGTATATATGTAACGTAGTTGGTAGCGCAGGAAGTAATCAATTCATCATGAAGAAGAAGTCGGGGGCATCCAACTACCTGTGCATCGCACCCATCTTTAACTCCTGCCTTTCCTCCGGTAAGCAACCGTCAAATGACGCTGGCAGAAACCGGCTGAGCTTCTCTTTCCCGGACAGTCTCGCCGGCGGCAAGACCCAGCGCcagcatcagcagcagcagcagcagccggagGAGCAGAATTCAGAGAGCATCATCGACCCAGCCGCCTCAATCATCACCAGGAAGGACGGCCGGCACTGCACCGTAATCGTAGGCACCATCTTCGGCTGCCGCACCGGCCGCGTCACCTTCTGCGTGCAGCGAgacgccgccgtgccgcccccgTTTCTCTTTGAGCTCTCCGTCCCGATGCAGTCCCTCGCTACCGAGATGGGTTCAGGCCTCCTCCGCATCGCGCTCGAGTGCCACCGCCCCAGCGGCATACCTCATCACGACGGTGGCCGCGGCGGTGGAGGCAGCAGCGCTGCTACGGGCGGAAGCACGAGCAGGAATGTGTGGAAGGCGTCCTGCAACGGGTGCGATGTGGGGTACGCCGTGCGACGGCGTCCAACGGACTGGGATCGGCGCGTGCTGGAGAACATGCGGACGATGACAACCGGAGTCGGTGTGCTCCCGCCCACGGTGGCGCTGGAGGAACGGCCCAACGATGGGAACCTGcaggacggtggcggcggcagcggcagcggggAGGTGCTGTACATGCGGGCGACGTACGAGAGGATCGTGGGCTCAAGGGATGCCGTATCCTACCACCTCATCAGCTCCGGCACTGGGGGCGGCAGCCCGCCTCAGGAGCTAAGCGTCTTCTTACTGCGGACCAGGGGTGACTGATGAGACCTCGGACATAATATTCTGCGTATGCATCGCGCACATTAATTTGTTATTATTACTATCGTATAGTCAGTGGCTCAGTGCACCTTTGTTGGACGAGCCATTCAGTACAATGTGTCTGGTCTTCATGTGTACATGTAATAGAATGCTTGGCTTTTCTAAATATAGTATTTTTAATATGTATTTAGACTATCATTTAATAAGCATAGAAAACTAAGGGTCTGTTCGGATCctttggcaaaagggcaaatagcaaaaaatttgctctttttttCCATTTAGACCCAAACACCCTATGGCAAAAAGAAAACAGCAAAAACAGATAGCAAAAGGAAACAGCAaaaaatttgctctttttttttccatttggaTCCAAGCACCCTATGgtaaaaaggagaaaagaggttTAAATGAGCTTTTGCCAAAACTTTTaccatttggatccaaacacccctaaTGGTAAaacttttgccacttttggcaaatggcaaaatttttgcccttttgcactttggatccaaacactacCTAAAATAACCTACTACTAGATTTGCGCTTTTCCTAATAGTTAAAAACCGTCGGCCACTGCACTTTCCTTTCGGGAAATCTATTGGACGACGGCTTTTGTCGCGGATTACTCATCAGATTAGGTTCGGCCATTATGATGCTGATGATTTCAACAACCATCGGAGGTGGTATACGCCGGACATTTGTTTGTTATCCGTTCCGTTTGGTTTAACAGTGAAACACTACTGTCTAGCCGGATGCTGCAAACTGTTGAGATTTTAGAGTAGGAAAGTATGCATCTACCTACCGATCTCTTTGGCTTCTGTTTGGTCAAGTGAGTTTTTTTCTTGTTATTTTTGGTGATCGGCATCACCTGAATGGCTTGGTGGTGTTGATACTTGGTGAGATCTCAAGGAGTCTAATGAGAAGCCTTACAAAGTTTGTGCTCAATTTGGAATCCGTTCATCGAGAGTTGGAGAATACATTACCACTAGTGAGCTCTCTTGATCCTTGTGTGGATTAAGGGGGAGAGACACCCTTTATGTGGGTGCTCCAACAAGGACTATAGAAGAGTGTTGACTCTTCAATACATCATGAAAAAATCGGCGCTCCAACCCTTTATTATATCTTTATTTTCTATAATTTTAGTTCTTAGAATTACCATGTGAGTTGAAATAAGATTGTTGCCAAACTTTAAAATGACTAGAATAGCATCACTTTCTAAGATTTGCACACGAAAAAATTGTCAAGCCTAATTCACCCCTTCTAGTCATCTTGATTCTTTCAGATACTGTCAGCCCGTCTAACTGCGCAATAATGAGTTGATTATTTTTAAAGCAAGTTTTAAAATCTAGCCCAACGTCGGGTGCAATTTTTAGCGAAATTCAAATTTCTCTATATTTACCCACATGTCGGTAACCTAGTCCATATATATGGTAAGTGATTTATATAGGTACATATGTTACACAAGACTTCAGCAGTAGTGAGTGTGAGTCTGGTGACACGGATACAAATTGATAATACTAGCAAATACTACTGGCAAGCGAGCGCCAAGGTCACCTCTAGTCTAGAAACAAAACAAGCAGTGTAGCCGGACCAGCCGGAAAAAACATGCTCTTGTGGGGCCGAAGCTGTGTAGCTTGGCATGTACGAATCCCTGGCTGGCATGCGGCGACCAAACCGACCTTCTTGCCAGCGTCGGATTTCGACTCGCAGTCGACTTCGGCTCAGCCATCGTC from Panicum hallii strain FIL2 chromosome 3, PHallii_v3.1, whole genome shotgun sequence encodes:
- the LOC112883869 gene encoding protein MIZU-KUSSEI 1-like — translated: MKKKSGASNYLCIAPIFNSCLSSGKQPSNDAGRNRLSFSFPDSLAGGKTQRQHQQQQQQPEEQNSESIIDPAASIITRKDGRHCTVIVGTIFGCRTGRVTFCVQRDAAVPPPFLFELSVPMQSLATEMGSGLLRIALECHRPSGIPHHDGGRGGGGSSAATGGSTSRNVWKASCNGCDVGYAVRRRPTDWDRRVLENMRTMTTGVGVLPPTVALEERPNDGNLQDGGGGSGSGEVLYMRATYERIVGSRDAVSYHLISSGTGGGSPPQELSVFLLRTRGD